The genomic stretch TGATGGCTTCTTTATACCTACAACTCATAATTGCAGAAATCGGTAAGTCTGGCTTCCCGACTATCCTTGAGTGGCACTTGATTCTGGGTCTACACCTTTTCTGTCTCTTGGGTTCAAGGCAGTTTCTTAAGTCAATTACATAGCAAGCTCTGCTTTAAGGGGTGACTTATTTTCCCAACTGAAGTCTGAGTCCCTTCTTCCCTGGGTTTTTTAACTAACTTAAGTTAGAAGAGCCATATAAACATCTGCGAGTGCAAGTGTCTGTGTTTCAGGCAACAGGCAGTGTGAGCAAACACATGTGCACACTTGTGGAGGGTTACTTGCTGTGGAGAGAGCCTAGGCTCCAGACACAGCTGGGACACACATCTTGAGAGAGATGTGCTAACCTGAGGTGGGACAATGACTTTGGGGACATTGACACAAGTTCTGGGTTCACATGTTAATGTACAACTCATGCCCACGGCCTGGGAAGCCCCAGAAGTGCTGGCCCTGTGAAGACATGCTGGGCTTGCTGTAAGAGGTAGaaaaacagggacagaaacaggcAAGAGAAAAGCCCTGAGGACAGAGCATCGTCTTCCCCACCCCACACCTGCATTGTCCTTGACTGATTACACATAGAAAAGATATGGTATTGCTGACTCAGTTTCAAAAACCATCCCTATCAGAAAACTGTCATATACCAACATTGGAATGAAGCCTACATGCTTTCTAAACAAAATGCTGTGAgactaaaaaataaccagagaaagccAGTGGGGTAGATGTGACAGGTGCTAAGGTTCTGCAGAGCAGAAGCTGGTCAGGGAGGTGGCTCCAGGGGCCCACAGCACCAGAATCCTTCTGGGGAGAACTCAAGCACATCTGTAGCCGAGACTGAGCCACGAACTCAGTCTGCAGATGGACAGGGAAGCAGCAGCTGAGCTTGAGAACCTTGTACACAGTTTGCGGGGTTTAGAAAACAGTAAAAAGTCCACATCTTTAAAGTTataatttatagaatattttgtaCAAAAAAAGTTTCTAAAAAGGAGCCCTGCCACTCTCAGAAGAAGTCCGCAGCCCTGGGTCTTCTCTTTGGGGTGGCAGCTAGTGGCATCCTGGTGACTAGGGGAGTGCTGGCAGGTAAATTGGTGACTAGAGGAGTGCTGGCAGGTGAATTGGTGGGGGTCTTCAACACTCCATGGAGAGGTCTCTGTTCAGGGTCGAAGGCCACCCGAGAGGGACCCGTGGGACTGACCAGGATACTCTTGTCTGTCTTCTTAAATTCTGCCCCAAAGGAAAGTAAGGCCTGGTCAATGAGTATGATGTCTGTTCCTTCAACATGCCTAGGGCTACAAAGCTCTCTTCCCCAGGCCCTGGGGAAATGAAGGCAGTGAGGCCTGTGTGAGAGCTATGTGAGGGCACCCAGACAGATTTGAGGATGATGCAATCTGGGAGGAGGTGCAGCTTTGGGGAAGGACCTGTTGTCCCTCACAAACTTCCTGCTCCATAGACCAGGCTGCTTAGCCAAGGCAGGTGCGCTCCTCTGCTTTCCATGCGGCCTCTGCTCTCTCAACGTGTGTGCACACATAAAACTCACTTGTGGTGttttgagaaaaacatcagaTGATGGTACTGCTATGAAGCTAGCAAGCTGGGTACGTCCCTCCTCCTGATCCTCCCAGGAAGCCGGCAATCCTGAATTTTAGCAGAGGCAACTCAGGCAGAGGGACCAGGGGCTATCAACAGTCTGTGGGACAGAATTAGGGAGGTGCCCAGGCAAGAGGCTTCTCACCTTGCATTTTATCAGGGACCTCAAGAGGTCCTAGGAAACCTGCTCCTGACCCCCAGGGTACTACTGACTCAGAACAGGCAGAGAGGACTAGGGACCTTGGCCTTAGCTCCCATGGGACCCTGAGGCAGCCCTTACTGGGCTGTGCTCTTGAGGACAGTCTCCCAGAAGCATACCAGACTCACCTGTAGTCATGTTTCTGTTGAGACCAAAGGTGACTTTTTTGGAGCTGGAGGGTGTTTTATTCAGCTGTAGGAGAAAAGTAACAACAAAAGTAGTAGTGCACAGTAACACAGGTATGCAGTTTCCTTGTCTGGGGATTTTCCTGGAAAACTCACCCAGATAGGAGAGCTCAAACTTTCTGTTTACTGACCCACACATATGCACAGAGGCCAAAGGACAGCACACCACGGGCCTAAATTAGCCCTTGCTACCATTTACCAGGCCTGTGGCCAATGCCTTTGcatttatattataattaatttatatattaatataattaatattataattaatttatattatacAGGCACATTTCCCTCAACCTGTGAGGTGGCTAGGTGCAGACAGTGGGTGCCAACAGTGTAGTCACCCATATCAGAATGGCCACAGGACTGTGTTCTCAGTGAAGGAAGCGGGGGTCTGAAACCCCCCAAACTCATCACTGAAAGACTGTATGGAAATGTTAATCCCCATTCATTTTGTGCAGTTTGTCAGATTTAACTTGCAGATACATAAAATTAGACTAGACCTGTACTGGGATCTAATTCCAATGGGCATTGGACATGAATTTTCCAGCTTTTTTTtgcactaggcaagtgctctaccattgagccacattgCAGACTGCATTTGCCAGTGATCTGTGCACAAGGATTTTAGGACCTGGATATTCTCACAGTCTATCAAATTTAATTACACTCTTTCCTACTTGGAAAATTCCCTGAAGCTGGCCCATTTTGCATCATCAAAGCACTGGCTCAAATTCCTCCCCAGAACTCTGTGCTTCTTTCTGTGGATTCCTCATTTCTACCTTATTCCACTTTTGTGTTAATACTACAAGTATTCCTGGGAGAAGGCCAGGCTCTATAGGTCCTGGGTCTTAATTATGCCTGGGAGGCATAATAAAATACCACCTGCATCTCAGCCTGACTGGGACCCTGCAGGGTTCATCCCAGCCACTCGGAAGTCACTGGATGCCAACAGGGCTGAGGATGCAGCTTCTGAGCTGTTAGCAGAAACCTGCCCTCTGGGGACAGGACCAAGGGCCAGCAAGTTTCTGTGTGTGCCTCTGTGGAGGGATGAGCTCGCTCCcggaaggggagggaggatgtGGTGTCGAGGGCGCACCTGGACGGCAGGACCCGGAGGGCAGGTGGCAGTGCTGCTCTTCATTTTTCTGAAGAACAGGGGCTTTGGTAAGGAGGAGGTATCAAACTTCACAAAGTCATTCTCTGTCCTCAGTGGTTTCTTCTTCAGGGGGCTGAAAGTCTTGCTGCTTCCCTATGCAAGCAAGGGGCAAGAAGCCAAGAGGGATGGTCACACCAGAGCCTCCTGTCAGGCCCATGCACACAGGGAGAAAAATGAGGACAGTGAGGTGGAAGCCACTGGGGGGCAGACTCACTCTCTGGTCCCTGACCCTGCTGCTTCCTGCACCAGGACTGTCAAGAGCCCTTCTGCTCAGCACAGCACAGCTCAGACTTCACAGGTGAGACAATCACTTCCCTCAGGGCACCAACCACCAGGGGTGGCAATGTGTTCTCACCTCCATCTTCACACACAGAAGCCCATGATCTGAATCACTCTGCCTTTCAAAGTCCATCTGTTAAATATAACAAATTTTCTAACCTGTGAGGAGATACTATGTGGGTTGCAAGTCTGGTGTGGATGGCAGGTGTGCTACCATCGGGTCTGCAGGCCCCTAACAggcaggtaggtaggtaggtgggtgtgtgtgtgtgtgtaactggcaAACTACAGAGTACAGGCCTCTAGGGTCTTGGACATCTGGGAAGCCCAACGCAGGTGGTACCATGTGAGTGATTTTGGCAGGATCTTAGTGTTCCTGGCTGGTGTCTACTGCCTTTTCTGGATAGATCTGAGGGCTACCACAACCCCAGGGCTCCTTACCACTGCTGGCACAGATGTTGCCAACATGTCAGCCTATTAGGAGGTAAAGCCGCCTTTAGCCCTGGGAATGACTTAGCAACAATCTTAATTCTAAGACCGGTCAGCAAGCCTGAAAACAGCATCTGTTCTTCTTTCAGAGAGTGAGTGAGAGCATGACACCACTAGCTAGGGACAGTTGTGAGGCTAGAAACCACCTCCTCAAAGCCAGCTCAGTGCTCTGCTCTGCCTTGCTAAGGTTCTTGATCATGATCTCACTCACCCTGGCTACTGCCAGACAGCCTCAATGTCACGGCCACCACAAAGAGGAACAAGTAAACACTAGTGTGGAACAAGGGTCGGTAAGTCTTTTCTGTGTAGGGTCAGGGAGTAAATACTTCCAGCTCTGTGGGCCACAAGGTCCATCATACTGCTTAGCTCTGCTGCTGGGAAGTGAATGTAGTCATGGATACTATCGGGGTGGTATGGTATCCCAACAATATTTGTGCTGAACGGGACACGGTGGCACAATGCGTGTCCCAAGACATTAAGTAAAAGGCACAAAAAGAGCCTGATTCTGCCTTTACACATGGTTCTAGAGATCCTGGCAGAAAGAAAGTCTTTTTGTTAAAAACATATGTGTGTGAGAATTGTGGGCTGCTTCTTTGTCACAAGGGCCAGATGGGCTGAGCGGATGAAAAAAGAGTACTTGATGGAGGCTGTATGTGCCTGGGCCTGCCATGGGTGAATGCTGACCCTTTCCTGATCCCTGAGCACATGTGGCATGGGGAGGTGGTGGGTAGCAAGCCCTTGCACTTGACTGCTCATTTACTTGGTGAAGGCTGTGTTAAACCAGTATATCCTAACTGCTAGTCAGTCCAGGTCCCACTGCCCTTGACCCTAGGcccccaggaggcagagagcccTGAGCACCTCTGCCCAGAGCCCTTCCCCGCTTACCAGAACTGGAATCTGCTTGACTTTGAACTCCAGTGCTCCATTGTACTCTACCAAGTTTGacatctctttcattttcttcctctttttcagtATTGCTATTTTCTGACTGGACAGGTTTTGGAGGTCAAAGTTGGTGGgctctgccttttttttctgtGGCTTCCTGAACTGAGGCAGGGTGGTCTGGCTGTCCTCTTCCTTTACTGGGCTTGTTGGAGGGCCTGCCTTCTGGGCAGAAGGCCAGGCTGGTGGGGCCAGGTCAGTGCCATTGACAGGGAGCGCTCCaagtttcctcttccttttcaggACCTGAGTACCCTGTGTTAGGGAACCCCTGGCAGCAGGCCCCTGAGGATGCTCATGGCTTGGGCCATTCCGAGACAGATCCTCCAGAGGTGACACTGAAGCTTTCCAGAGTCCTCTGTGTGCCTTCAGGCTCCTCTTCTTTGGACGCTTCCTCTTACTGTGCGTGGGGATGGTAGGGGGATTGTCATGGCTGCTCTCCTCCTGGGGGCTGGACACAGCCTCTGCTCTGGGCTCATCAGCCACATGTGCCTGGGAAGCCTGCCTCTGAGTGGCCTCAGGCTTGCTGTTCATGCTCTGTACTAAAGTTGCATCAGCATCCCTGGGGCCATGACTCTCAGACTGGAAGTggattctcttctttttcctttttctcttctgagtGCTACCTTCACTGTCCTCTTCTTCGATTTTGTTTCCTATAAAGACACACAGACCAACAAGCAGGTTCCTCAAAGCTGGGAGACAGTCTGACTGGCAGCCAGAGTGTTTCtgactccctctctctcttttctgatgGGGTTGGAACCTgggcctctaccactgagccacacacctgACCTCTGGGTTGtgagagtttttttctttttcggtgggactgaggtttgaatttagggcttcatacttgcaaagcagtcagtttgctgcttgagccaaacctctagtccattttgctctggttattttggagatggggtctccagaactacttgcctgagctggcttcaaaccaaaagCCTtcaaatctcagtctcccaagtagctaggattactgacgTGCGCCACCAGTGCCTGTCTATGCAGAAAAGCTCTGACCTCCGTGATGCACTTGGTGTATTGGCTAGCTTTGTCATCTGGTCCTGTTTCCTCCTTTCCAGTAAGACTGGAAACTTTTCTGAAGTCCACTTCAGCAAAACTATACTGAAGCAATCGTGGCTCTCATATTTTAATGCCAGAAGATCCTGGATTAagctcatggctcaagtggtacaacactgtctagcaagtatgaggcctgaattcaaaccccagtaccacaacaaaaaaacccagaaacacaAAGCCACAGATCCTGAGCAGTAAAGAACTCCCTGCTCTAAGGCTGGGTGTAGCTAAGTGGTACAGCGCATGCTTCCATTCCCtgcaccaaaaacaacaaacccAAAACCAGAGAGGCAGAGACTAGATAGATacggggtgaatatgatcaaagtacattatttatatatatatatatatatattatataatatatatatatataaataatgtgtatgaaaatagcacactGAAACTAAGTAAAAACTGAGGAGGAAGGTATGAAAGAGTATAGAGTACAAAGTACATCAGATGTATTTATTAGGTATATGCACCTAGTAAATGAAACTCTATGTGCAATTAACCcagttaattaaaaaattatttaaacaaaaacagCCCCACTGTGAAGGGCAGTGTTGGCTGTGTCCGTGCATCACCTTCCTCCTCCGTAAAGCTGCCATGCGGAGTAAGAGATGCCTTTGGACAAGTGCCCAGGAAAAGACACCATTGCTTTTCAGTCATTAGAAACTAAGACTTTTTGGTTTGCTAATGATTTATAAGGATGGACCTCAGCCCACAAGTTCCCTAGATCTTGGGGGCACACCCCACTACCTGCGGGACTGGGCCTTCTCTTTGCCCTCTGGGATCTTAAGCCTCACAGctcacctttcttcttttccaactcGGCTTTCTctaaaagtttctttctttttctcttgtgcCTTCCTTGACTGAGGGCTTGATCATCTTCAACAGAAATGTCCTCAGTGAAAGTGAGTTGCGCTATATTGCCTGCTGGACACCAAAGTGACACTGTCAGCTTCTGAGACCTTCTGCCTCTGTCCCTAGGAGCTGGGCCCTTCCTGAGCCACCCAAGTGAGATTTGCAACCCTGATTTCTGCCTCGTTGTCACCACCCATATGGCTTCTCCAACACAACTAGAAAACTGCTGGCTCAGGAACCACGTGGGGTTCTTGGGTAAGGCAAGGTAGGGCATCAGTGGGCAACCCTCTGTGGCTCAGCCCTGGGGTGGGCTAAGGTGGCCTCTACATTCCTCCTGGCTGTGGTGCTCACTTCAATTCCAAATGCCCCCATGCATAAGGGGTAGGTGAGCAGGCTCAGCAGCTTACCCAGATACAACTAAGTTTACAGTAGTTTTCCCCAGGGACACAAGctcataaaacaaatgaaagggaCCCTGAGAGAtcagatttttcttcttcataaagGGTCAAATTGGAATCTTCCTGACCCAATAAAAATTCACCTCGTTGAAAAGAAAGACCCAGTCCTCTGTTCAATATGAGTTTTGATACATATAAGAAGATATATagcttaaaaataaagagaaaaagaaataaagacccaAACAAAACACACTATCCACatgggggagggcagggaggagaggagcTTGCCCCGGCCATGGCATACTGGGGACACCTGGAAGTGGGTGTGTATGCAAAGAGCCCTGCACTTATGGCACTCTCTACGGCCTCTGCCTCAGGTATGCCAGGTGAATGTAGGCCAGGGATGCTATCTCACAGAGGATGTTCCATGAGTGCCCTTCCTTCCGGCTTCCTGCATCCGGCAGAGGCGCCCTCAGCCGGGCATGTTAAGTCAGAATATTCTGAATTACAATTCTGATTCTCCTCACCTTCAGAGAGGTCCTGgaacctgaaaaagaaaacatcacagAAGTCCATAGAAATCCTTTTTATCTACCACACACATGGGACTTCTACCACAGCAAGCTGGATATTTACTTGCTCACTTCTTTTTCCtccagcagagggggcaggagaGGACTTCCTCCGAGGGAAGGTGTAGCCAGGGGAAGAAACAGCCCCTCTCATTCACCACAAGGTCGGAGGACTTGGGGTCTAAAGGGTCTGTTTTGGCACATACAAAACTACCCAGCAATTCAATTTCTTCTTCACTTGTTTCTAAAGGTAGAAAGAGCTGAGGACTATGCTTAtgctcaattctccaagggaaacatgCCAAGTTGTGTTCTCTTTATATAATTCTGGGGCTTTAAACCAAACCAACAGGGGCTGTATATGATACATGGGAGACGAACGGAAGCTGGGGGAATTAGGTTGGCTCCAGGCCTTACTGCAGCAACCTTAGCATATCACCTCCTCCGGGCCTTCAGGGACCCAGCTATAAAATGGGGAATGCCACCTTCTAAAGGTTTCTTAACATGAAGAGATAAATGACAGTGCTCAGATCAGTGACCAGTCCACACAAAGGGTGTGATTTGTCGTAAGTCTCAATGTCTTGTGGGGCTTTCTGGTGAATCACGTACCATCATGTCATCATGATGAAACTGCTGGAAGGAAAGGGCAAGGGCAGACGGCTAAGCCCCTACCTATCTTATACAGCGACAGCTGACACCTACGCAGCAGACTGACGCCAGTTTCTTCATCTACTGCTCGTAGACTTCAGAAGGCGTCACTATCAAGCAGCTAGAAGAGAGGAGTGTGGCTGCATTTGAGGAACAGAACTCAAGGGACAGGGGCAGCTGCTTTCATTAAAGTGCAGTTCATGTGTGTGTTACATCattacaaacaaaaaagttaaaggacaaaggaaaaagaaaaaaggtaagcaTGCAGAGGGCTGGTCCTACGCCATGAGATAACCAGAGGAGCCCGCTCACCCAACTGCTTACTTCTTGATCAGTTTGCAGAGACGCTTCCGGTTGAAAGGAGGAGTGTTTTTCCTGTTGGTTATTTCCAAGAGTCGGTCGGCAACAGCTTTATAGTCAAACTACGAAGGGAAACTGAACATAAGCAGCGGCAAAACAATGTGGCCTGACTTGGAAGCACGTGTCTCTCGGTAAGAAAGATGCCTGGGCTATGGTCTCAGTGAGTGCGTGCTAAAAACAGCAAAAGGTGAGTACCAGTTGCTGAAAAGAGCCACACTCTTGGGAGAAGCCAGCAGGTCAACCGCCCCACCTTTTAACAAAATTGCCTGCCTAACCTAGATTCCCAGTCTGTACTTGGAAACAGTCACCTTTTGTATTCAAAAAGTGCTACTAGATCTGGCTCTGCTGCATACAAAAGAACAGACCACAACAATTCAAAATGTGGGTAAATCTTTTAAAGCCCCACCTTATTTGAATTAGTGTCCAATAAGCTCCTGGTAAGGAAGGTGACATTAGTGACAGAAGGGATTAGAAAAGACTTTACACCTCAGGCCCTAATTCTCCAGCCATGAAATAAATCTAAATCTTATTAAAGCAACAGCAGCCCCCACCTGGAGGAGTGGCCCTGTGTCCTCGGAGGTTGCACAGCCATCTCTTTCTGGTTCATCACTGACTCCATCTCTCCCAGACAAGCATTTGCCTAATGctgtcaaaacaaaaccaaaggcaAAACTCTCAATACCCAAGAAGGCATCAATGACTGCTTTCCCAGGAGCCACTCTGATTAGGTGTCTCTTAGTGAAAAGGAAAATTTCTTCAGAAGAACCTCTACCTATATTTATGATTTACCAAAGATGTTTTTGTTATTCAGCCCTGGAAAAGAGGATAGAGAAAGCACACATTTTGCCTCTGCTACTCATAATCACTCCATAGCAAGCACACAGAAACCTGCTGCCTTCCCTATGACACACATCATCCCATGTGCAAGCTGTGCCCGAGGGGACTCAGGTAAGTGGGCCAGGGCTCCATG from Castor canadensis chromosome 5, mCasCan1.hap1v2, whole genome shotgun sequence encodes the following:
- the Rrp1b gene encoding ribosomal RNA processing protein 1 homolog B isoform X5 gives rise to the protein MAPAMQSAELQFAQRLASSEKGIRDRAVRKLRQYLSVKTQRETGGFSQEELLKIWKGLFYCMWVQDEPPLQEELANTVSQLIHVVNNSEAQYLFIQTFWQTMNREWKGIDKLHLDKYYMLIRLVLRQSFEVLKRNGWEESRIQLFLDVLMKEILCPESQSPDGVRFHFIDIYLDELSTVGGRELLADQNLKFIDPFCKIAAKTKDHTLVQTIARGVFEVIVDQSPFLPEETVGEQETKGGENDLSGAEIPAVQATWRKAVSRKKIALGKCLSGRDGVSDEPERDGCATSEDTGPLLQFDYKAVADRLLEITNRKNTPPFNRKRLCKLIKKFQDLSEAGNIAQLTFTEDISVEDDQALSQGRHKRKRKKLLEKAELEKKKGNKIEEEDSEGSTQKRKRKKKRIHFQSESHGPRDADATLVQSMNSKPEATQRQASQAHVADEPRAEAVSSPQEESSHDNPPTIPTHSKRKRPKKRSLKAHRGLWKASVSPLEDLSRNGPSHEHPQGPAARGSLTQGTQVLKRKRKLGALPVNGTDLAPPAWPSAQKAGPPTSPVKEEDSQTTLPQFRKPQKKKAEPTNFDLQNLSSQKIAILKKRKKMKEMSNLVEYNGALEFKVKQIPVLGSSKTFSPLKKKPLRTENDFVKFDTSSLPKPLFFRKMKSSTATCPPGPAVQLNKTPSSSKKVTFGLNRNMTTDRAPCVAQASLSSSLRLSCLSLPGAGITGMCHHAWQKTFLKNHHHRYPQ
- the Rrp1b gene encoding ribosomal RNA processing protein 1 homolog B isoform X7; the protein is MAPAMQSAELQFAQRLASSEKGIRDRAVRKLRQYLSVKTQRETGGFSQEELLKIWKGLFYCMWVQDEPPLQEELANTVSQLIHVVNNSEAQYLFIQTFWQTMNREWKGIDKLHLDKYYMLIRLVLRQSFEVLKRNGWEESRIQLFLDVLMKEILCPESQSPDGVRFHFIDIYLDELSTVGGRELLADQNLKFIDPFCKIAAKTKDHTLVQTIARGVFEVIVDQSPFLPEETVGEQETKGGENDLSGAEIPAVQATWRKAVSRKKIALGKCLSGRDGVSDEPERDGCATSEDTGPLLQFDYKAVADRLLEITNRKNTPPFNRKRLCKLIKKFQDLSEAGNIAQLTFTEDISVEDDQALSQGRHKRKRKKLLEKAELEKKKGNKIEEEDSEGSTQKRKRKKKRIHFQSESHGPRDADATLVQSMNSKPEATQRQASQAHVADEPRAEAVSSPQEESSHDNPPTIPTHSKRKRPKKRSLKAHRGLWKASVSPLEDLSRNGPSHEHPQGPAARGSLTQGTQVLKRKRKLGALPVNGTDLAPPAWPSAQKAGPPTSPVKEEDSQTTLPQFRKPQKKKAEPTNFDLQNLSSQKIAILKKRKKMKEMSNLVEYNGALEFKVKQIPVLGSSKTFSPLKKKPLRTENDFVKFDTSSLPKPLFFRKMKSSTATCPPGPAVQLNKTPSSSKKVTFGLNRNMTTGLPVWPRLAFPRVCDSPASVCQVLELQECATMPGRKHF
- the Rrp1b gene encoding ribosomal RNA processing protein 1 homolog B isoform X10, with protein sequence MAPAMQSAELQFAQRLASSEKGIRDRAVRKLRQYLSVKTQRETGGFSQEELLKIWKGLFYCMWVQDEPPLQEELANTVSQLIHVVNNSEAQYLFIQTFWQTMNREWKGIDKLHLDKYYMLIRLVLRQSFEVLKRNGWEESRIQLFLDVLMKEILCPESQSPDGVRFHFIDIYLDELSTVGGRELLADQNLKFIDPFCKIAAKTKDHTLVQTIARGVFEVIVDQSPFLPEETVGEQETKGGENDLSGAEIPAVQATWRKAVSRKKIALGKCLSGRDGVSDEPERDGCATSEDTGPLLQFDYKAVADRLLEITNRKNTPPFNRKRLCKLIKKFQDLSEAGNIAQLTFTEDISVEDDQALSQGRHKRKRKKLLEKAELEKKKGNKIEEEDSEGSTQKRKRKKKRIHFQSESHGPRDADATLVQSMNSKPEATQRQASQAHVADEPRAEAVSSPQEESSHDNPPTIPTHSKRKRPKKRSLKAHRGLWKASVSPLEDLSRNGPSHEHPQGPAARGSLTQGTQVLKRKRKLGALPVNGTDLAPPAWPSAQKAGPPTSPVKEEDSQTTLPQFRKPQKKKAEPTNFDLQNLSSQKIAILKKRKKMKEMSNLVEYNGALEFKVKQIPVLLNKTPSSSKKVTFGLNRNMTTDRAPCVAQASLSSSLRLSCLSLPGAGITGMCHHAWQKTFLKNHHHRYPQ
- the Rrp1b gene encoding ribosomal RNA processing protein 1 homolog B isoform X11 is translated as MAVHTCHWEGRVRVEVPGQCRKKGSKTLSQRTKAGVVVPTSVISATRNAKLLADQNLKFIDPFCKIAAKTKDHTLVQTIARGVFEVIVDQSPFLPEETVGEQETKGGENDLSGAEIPAVQATWRKAVSRKKIALGKCLSGRDGVSDEPERDGCATSEDTGPLLQFDYKAVADRLLEITNRKNTPPFNRKRLCKLIKKFQDLSEAGNIAQLTFTEDISVEDDQALSQGRHKRKRKKLLEKAELEKKKGNKIEEEDSEGSTQKRKRKKKRIHFQSESHGPRDADATLVQSMNSKPEATQRQASQAHVADEPRAEAVSSPQEESSHDNPPTIPTHSKRKRPKKRSLKAHRGLWKASVSPLEDLSRNGPSHEHPQGPAARGSLTQGTQVLKRKRKLGALPVNGTDLAPPAWPSAQKAGPPTSPVKEEDSQTTLPQFRKPQKKKAEPTNFDLQNLSSQKIAILKKRKKMKEMSNLVEYNGALEFKVKQIPVLGSSKTFSPLKKKPLRTENDFVKFDTSSLPKPLFFRKMKSSTATCPPGPAVQLNKTPSSSKKVTFGLNRNMTTGLPASWEDQEEGRTQLASFIAVPSSDVFLKTPQVSFMCAHTLREQRPHGKQRSAPALAKQPGLWSRKFVRDNRSFPKAAPPPRLHHPQICLGALT